In Saccharicrinis fermentans DSM 9555 = JCM 21142, a genomic segment contains:
- a CDS encoding carboxylesterase family protein, producing the protein MKNLPILLFLMITSRVLGQPADVNSTFPDVKQAIQEHNNSFYAEHATSYIYTDESGVEWPYRLFLPPDYDPKNEYPLLLSFHGAGSRGADNLKQLRPWIAGWMDEQVQKEHPCIILMPQCPSKQQWVNVPWKEGSYVFKDIAPSRPMKLVKKIFDKVVEENSVDKNRIYVMGASMGGYGTWYFLMRYRKLIAAAVPICGGGDPSMAKKIRHIPIWAFHGDKDPVVPLSGSTDMISALQSFKDNNARITIYPGVGHNAYELAWNDPALVRWVFSQEKGH; encoded by the coding sequence ATGAAGAATTTACCAATCTTATTATTTTTGATGATTACATCTAGGGTGTTGGGGCAACCCGCTGATGTAAATAGTACTTTCCCAGATGTTAAGCAAGCTATTCAAGAGCATAATAATTCTTTTTATGCGGAACACGCTACTTCCTATATTTATACTGATGAAAGTGGTGTAGAATGGCCATACCGTTTGTTTTTACCTCCAGATTATGATCCTAAGAATGAATATCCGTTGTTGCTTTCTTTTCATGGAGCTGGGTCGAGAGGGGCTGATAATTTAAAACAATTACGACCTTGGATTGCTGGATGGATGGACGAACAAGTTCAAAAGGAACACCCTTGTATTATTCTGATGCCGCAGTGTCCTAGCAAACAGCAATGGGTGAATGTCCCTTGGAAAGAGGGTTCCTATGTTTTTAAAGATATTGCACCGAGTAGGCCTATGAAGCTGGTGAAGAAAATTTTTGACAAGGTAGTTGAGGAAAATTCGGTGGATAAAAATCGTATTTATGTGATGGGAGCTTCAATGGGAGGCTACGGTACTTGGTACTTTCTGATGCGTTATCGCAAATTGATTGCAGCGGCTGTGCCCATCTGTGGAGGCGGTGATCCGTCGATGGCGAAAAAAATTAGACATATTCCCATATGGGCTTTTCATGGAGATAAAGATCCAGTTGTACCCCTCTCCGGTTCAACAGATATGATTTCAGCATTGCAAAGTTTTAAGGATAATAATGCCCGTATTACCATCTACCCGGGAGTTGGACATAATGCTTATGAACTGGCATGGAATGACCCAGCATTAGTTCGTTGGGTTTTTAGTCAGGAAAAAGGACATTAA